The genomic DNA CTACCCCTGTAGAAGTGCTCGGACTTGATAGTGCTCCCGGTGCAGGAGATGAATTTGTCGTTGTTGATGACGAAGCAAAAGCAAGAAGTGTTATCAGCTTCCGTCTAAACCAGATCAAAGACGATAAAAACAAAGCACCAGCCGCCAGCCTTGAGACTATGTTCGATAAGCTTAAGGAAGCTGAAATCTCAACAGTTCCAATATTGCTTAAAGCTGATGTGCAGGGCTCAGTGGGGGCCATTGTTTCATCGCTAGAACAATTAAATACTGACGAAGTTAAATGTAAAATAGTTCATAGCGGTGTCGGCGGCATTAGCGAAACCGATGTTGGTTTGGCTGTGGCAACTGGGGCACCGATCATTGGCTTTAATGTTAGAGCAAGCCGTAATGCGGCTGACCTGGCCAACAAAGAAGGCGTGGAAATTCGTTATTATTCAATCATCTATGATCTGATTGATGATATTAAAGCGGTAATGTCCGGACTTCTGGCCCCTGAAATTAGGGAAACAATTATTGGAACAGCAGAAATTCTTGAAATTTTCAATGCAGGAAAAGGCAAAGCTGCAGGATGTCTGGTAACCAGTGGTGTTGTCAGACAGGGGGCAAAAGCCAGACTGCTCCGCGATGATACAGTCGTTTATGAAGGCGATCTTGGTTCACTGCGTCGCTTTAAGGATTCCGTTAAGGAAGTTGAGAGTGGTGTTGAATGTGGAATGAATTTCGCCAATTATAATGACATGAAAAAAGGTGATATCATCGAATGCTATGAAGTCGAGGAAATTGAGCGTAATCTTTAATCAGAATGAATGCGCGAAATTATTTTCTGTTGCAATAGCAAGGATTAAATTATGTCCAAGTCAAGATTTGTGAATGATGCCCGCCCGAGCCACAGAGTATTAAGGGTAGGCGAAAATATTCGTCATGCCCTTTCAGAACTTCTTTCACGGGGCGAAATTCGTGATGAGGCGCTTAGCGATAAATCCATTACGGTTACAGAAGTCAGGTGTAGTCCGGACTTAAGAAATGCGACCATTTTTGTCATGCCTCTCGGCGGAAAAGATATTCAGGAAGTGGTTGATGGACTTAACCGCAACAGTAAATTTATTCGCGGACAGCTTGCCAGAATGGTCAGAATGAAATTTTTTCCCAACCTGAAATTTACCTCTGATTACAGTTTTGGTGAAGCAGATCATATAGAAGCACTTTTAAACAGTGCGCATGTTGCCCAGGACCTTAAAAAGGATAAGCAATAATTCGCAATGGCCAGAAAGCGTAAGGGCAATAAAATTGACGGCTGGCTGGTAATTGATAAGCCTTATGGTATGACCTCCACAGCGGTGGTGGGTAAATGCCGTTATCTGACAAAAGCACAAAAAGTGGGTCATGCCGGAACATTGGATCCTCTTGCAACAGGGGTCCTGCCTATTGCTTTTGGTGAAGCAACTAAGACTATTCCCTATATATTGGATGCCAGAAAAACATATGAATTTACGGTCATCTGGGGAGAGGCGCGAAGCACAGACGATGCAGAAGGTGACGTCATTATGACCAGTGATATAATTCCGTCACAAAATGAAATTCTCAAGGCTTTACCTGAATTTTCAGGAAAAATAATGCAGGTTCCCCCAGCATTCAGCGCAATAAAACTCGACGGCAAAAGGGCTTATGATCTGGCACGGGCAGGAGAGAAAGTGGATATTAAAGCCCGGGAGGTTGAAATATTTAATCTTGATCTTATTTGTTATGAAAAGGACCGGGCAACATTTAAAATGGACTGCTCAAAAGGGACATATGTTCGGTCAATCGGGCGTGATCTGGCAAATAGTTTGGGAACATGTGGATATATATCTATGTTAAGAAGAACGAATGTCGGCCCATTTGAAGAGCACGGTACGATTTCACTGGTAAAGCTGGAAGAATTAGTACATAGTGCGCCGCTTGAAGAGTGGATTCTTAACGTTGTGACCGTGCTAGACGACATCTTGGCACTGGCCGTAACAAAAGAACAGGCGGATTTTCTTAAAAACGGAGGATTCCTTTCAAGGGAAAATCTACCAGCTTCAAACCTGACTGGTGTGACTTATAAGGCCATGTATGGTGATAAACTGATCGCCCTTTGTGAGCTGGATGAAAGACACTTAAAACCGGTCCGTGTTTTTAATTTATAAATTTTACATAAGGAGTTATTGATGTCGATTACTGCAGAAAAAAAGCAGGAACTGATTAAAGAGTATGCCATTAAAGATGGTGATACAGGTTCCCCGGAAGTTCAGGTTGCTATTCTGACACATAGAATTGCTCAGCTAACAGAACATTTTAAGACACATAATAAAGATAACCATTCGCGCCGCGGGCTTTTGATGCTAGTCAATAAAAGACGCAAGCTTCTTGATTATCTTAACTCAAAAGACGCAGGTCGTTATCAGGCTTTGATAAAAAGTCTGGGTCTTCGTAAATAAGAAAATATGAATGCATGGCCATAGGGGTCATGTACAAGGCTTTTTGACGCGTGGGTTTAAGGATGGGCCTTGGCCCACAAGTCAAAAAACAAGCCGAAAAAAGTTGGAAATATATATGTTTGATATACAAAAGAAAGAAATCACTTGGGGCGGACGTCCGCTCATAATCGAAACAGGGCATATAGCCCGCCAGGCGGCAGGGGCCGTTATGGTAACATACGGGGAAACATCAGTTTTTACAGCTGTGACCGCCGCAAAAAAAGCAAAAGCCGGCGTTGATTTTTTCCCACTAACAGTTAACTATCAGGAAAAAGCATACGCCGCCGGTAAA from Emcibacteraceae bacterium includes the following:
- the rbfA gene encoding 30S ribosome-binding factor RbfA, translating into MSKSRFVNDARPSHRVLRVGENIRHALSELLSRGEIRDEALSDKSITVTEVRCSPDLRNATIFVMPLGGKDIQEVVDGLNRNSKFIRGQLARMVRMKFFPNLKFTSDYSFGEADHIEALLNSAHVAQDLKKDKQ
- the truB gene encoding tRNA pseudouridine(55) synthase TruB — its product is MARKRKGNKIDGWLVIDKPYGMTSTAVVGKCRYLTKAQKVGHAGTLDPLATGVLPIAFGEATKTIPYILDARKTYEFTVIWGEARSTDDAEGDVIMTSDIIPSQNEILKALPEFSGKIMQVPPAFSAIKLDGKRAYDLARAGEKVDIKAREVEIFNLDLICYEKDRATFKMDCSKGTYVRSIGRDLANSLGTCGYISMLRRTNVGPFEEHGTISLVKLEELVHSAPLEEWILNVVTVLDDILALAVTKEQADFLKNGGFLSRENLPASNLTGVTYKAMYGDKLIALCELDERHLKPVRVFNL
- the rpsO gene encoding 30S ribosomal protein S15; amino-acid sequence: MSITAEKKQELIKEYAIKDGDTGSPEVQVAILTHRIAQLTEHFKTHNKDNHSRRGLLMLVNKRRKLLDYLNSKDAGRYQALIKSLGLRK